The region CTGAGGTCGGCGGATGTCAGCCATGGCGAGTCGATATGTTTGATCTTGGGGCCATATGTGTCACGTTCCTTGCGCAGCAGTTTTCCATTTGAATCGTATTCAAACCAAACGTTGGGCCTACCGTCGTTTTGTTCTTCCAGGATAAAGATCTCGCGTCCGTAGCCGTCAACGCCGCGTTTCAATTCGGTTACATGAATGCGTTTAAGTGCTGCCATGAAAGGAATATTAGATATGTCCTTCGGATAAAAGCCTCGATTCTCATCAGGATCATCAAACGCGGGTGAAGCCGGATCAACGGGGTCAAATTCCCCTTCTTTATCTGCGTCATCGGCGTTCATCTGCGGCAAAATTTCTTCTTCCATACACTCCGCAACAATTCCCTTTTCCAACGCCGGCGTCCATTTTTTGTACAGCCGAAACGCTGTTGTTTTCGAAATGTCGAACTCCTCGGCGATGCTGCTGTAGCTCGCCTTTGCATCGCGCCGCCATTTTATATTGCAGATCAACTGCCGCGTTTCTTCATCAACATCGGCAACAAACCTCTCGTCAAAGCTCATCCCGAGAAATGCGTCCTCCGACCGATAAACGCTGCAAACCGGAGCGTTGCCCGAATACCATTTTACGGCGGCACTTCGCACACGCGTTTGGACTATGCAGTGATATCGCGTATCGCGCGGATGCGTACCGATAGCAAAAACACTGTCCGCAACGTCACACAAAATTGCGGAGCGTTTCAGGCAGGCTTCGCTTATAAATTCGCCCCGACGCTGCTCGTGCGAACCCGAAAGCACCAGCACCGACAGGTCCAGTTCGTCCTTCAACTGCTTCAATTCGCGCATCAGTTTCAAAGTCTCGCGTGTGCCGTCGCATGTCTGCCGCACAGCCGAAAGATCGTCGATCACGATCACGCGAAAACCGTTTTCCTTGACCTTCGAGCGCAGCCAGTCGATCAGGTTTTCATCCGCCGCCGGCCGTTCGCGATACAGGTTCTCTGAGAGCTTGTACTGCCTTCCCTCATTCGTATAACGCCAGCCAAACTGCTTTTCCGAAAACTTCAGATCTACATACAAGACCTTGTGCCGTTTCGACGTCATCGTAAAACCTTCGATCTTACGCCCGCGTGCGATCGCTTCGGCGACCTGCACCGCGAGCACACTTTTGCCCGTTCCCGAAGGCCCAAACAACAACGCAAGTTCACCCTCGCGCCAAAACTCATCAAACAAATTCTCCGGCGGCTTGAGATGCTTCACGCTCGCTATACATTCATTCGCCTTCCTCGCCTTAGTTGTTCCATCCGCTGTAAAAATTCCGTCTGCCATATTCATTCTCCTCTTCATCGGCCTGTGCCCGTCGATGTGTGGAAAAGCTGTGCTTTTCCGTTAAGTCGCCTCGATTTTCGCGGCTATGCCGCCGTTGTCGCGTCAAAATGGTTCGCCTGATCCTAAAAAACCATTGACACGTTCCCTTAATAGATGATAAGATATTTTATCTGTGCAACACTTTCAATGTCAATACTTTTTTTCAAAAACGTGGAATAATCACAGAAATATGCTCGCAACTCTAACAATGACAACATTTACACCGTTCCACCTGTATGTGGAACGCAAGTGGAACGCGGAACGTGATGTTCCGGGCGGAAACGCGAGTGTGAACAAGCGTGCCCACTGCCGATCGGCCCGCCCATACGACCACGTGTTTCCGTCCGTACATTTGAAATTCGACAATAGTTGGGCTAAACTTTCAGACGATCAGAAAATTATTGCTCTTTCCTTGTTGCATTCGTGAAACGTAATGTGTTACAACTACATTGACGTTGCATAAACGCAACATAAATGTAAAGACTTGGAAGGAGCAAACACTATGGACGGCGGAGTAAAGAATATGAGCATGGACAAAGGAAAAGCGATCGAGTCTGCACTAATGCAGATCGAAAAGAAATTTGGCAAGGGTTCAATAATGCGTCTCGGCGAACGGCCGCACGAGGACATCGGAGCGATCTCGACTACATGTCTGAGCCTTGACGCAGCGATCGGAGTCGGCGGCTTTCCGCGTGGACGCATTATCGAAGTTTACGGACCGGAAAGTTCCGGCAAGACAACTCTTGCTTTGACGGTCGTTGCCTCTGCGCAAAAGATCGGCGGCATCTGTGCCTACATCGACGCCGAACACGCGATGGACCCCGAATACGCGACCAAGCTCGGCGTCAACATCGACGACATGCTTATCTCACAGCCGGATTCCGGCGAGCAGGCGCTTGAGATCGCTGAAACGCTTATTCGTTCGAATAGCG is a window of Chloracidobacterium sp. DNA encoding:
- a CDS encoding AAA family ATPase, whose amino-acid sequence is MADGIFTADGTTKARKANECIASVKHLKPPENLFDEFWREGELALLFGPSGTGKSVLAVQVAEAIARGRKIEGFTMTSKRHKVLYVDLKFSEKQFGWRYTNEGRQYKLSENLYRERPAADENLIDWLRSKVKENGFRVIVIDDLSAVRQTCDGTRETLKLMRELKQLKDELDLSVLVLSGSHEQRRGEFISEACLKRSAILCDVADSVFAIGTHPRDTRYHCIVQTRVRSAAVKWYSGNAPVCSVYRSEDAFLGMSFDERFVADVDEETRQLICNIKWRRDAKASYSSIAEEFDISKTTAFRLYKKWTPALEKGIVAECMEEEILPQMNADDADKEGEFDPVDPASPAFDDPDENRGFYPKDISNIPFMAALKRIHVTELKRGVDGYGREIFILEEQNDGRPNVWFEYDSNGKLLRKERDTYGPKIKHIDSPWLTSADLRHRNMYNPAVDLSKL